The genomic window TCCATTGTTGTTAACCTTTATGcatgctaaaaatataaaaatattgtggtaagaatttaaaatattttttatttgaaaataaattaaaataatatttttttattttttaaaaattatttttaatattaacacattaaaataatttaaaaataccaaaaaaaatattaatttgaagcaaagaaaaaaataaaaaattttaaattttttttaaaatatttttaaaactaaaaaacaaacagggatGATCCTGTTTTTTTGGGTCTGATTTATAAGATGATTTGGACATCAGACCATGAGTTATTTTGTCGGATtaccaatttatttatttttaattcttgggTTTTGATACTACTAGATTTGACGGATTAATTATGTAATGGATTTACATGAAGTCTTTTTagatttaatcaaattaatattaaatttgaatttgattaaagtaggattttgaataaatttattagattaacttcaacaattaaaaaaaaaaaaactgaccgaTCTTCCTCATTGTTTGAGTTTAACCTGGTGATCCAAAAGATCATTGGTTcagttaaaaaagaacaaaaaccataaattctaaagtaatttaatgtaaaaCACCGGTTATGAGCAATTAActgaaaatgatgattttgtacTTATTAAATAGAAACAAGTTGGTAGAAGGAACGAATAAATGGTACATTAAAGCCTCGGtatactaatttaaaatatttaaaagagagaAGGATACCAGCCTACCTTGTAGCTTACTGGCTTGTGTCTGATGCACAATGCAGAAGGGCAAAGGTTCGAAGGCTAGTTCGGTGGTGcttggaggaggtggtggtgttgCCATTTGTTGtagctgttgttgttgttgttattattattattacatataAAAAGAGGTATTCtaaaataccttttattttttatttttattactttggAGTAAAATACATGGTGGCAGAAATATGGGTATGGTTTGGTATGGGACCAGCTTAGCCGAAAGAGTATGGGTACTCTTGTTTAGCGGCGGCGGCGGCAGCAGCCTCATCTACTGCTTATTTGAGATATTCACGATCTCTTGACATTGGAGAGTTCGCCATACATGATCTATGCCACTGTAATGATATCCTAGTGCGTATTGATTCTTCTCATATATGTAGTTATGAGTTCTAGGTCCATCGTCCTCCATGCGTGATCCAACTTCTTCTCGCTGATAGAATCGCAGTAGCTGTCCCTCGttactttcttatttttcttatcttttctgcTTCAATAATGCCGTACAACCTGTATTTCCGAAAAATCAAACgaaatgaaaacaaacatactctacattagtttttctttttaaattaccCAATCCAACAAGTTTAGAGTTGAAAGCAGGGTTTTAAAACCGGATTTAATAGTTGATCCAGCCCAAGTCATAAATCATAGGTTTTGAATGGGTCAACtccaacttttatatatatatatatatatatatataaattaaaatagtattatttttgttaaaaaataaataataaaaaaattacaattaatattttgattagacaatcaaatcaaaccagatttttatcttttcttactatttttttaaattctatttaattttaatctgaATTGACTAGATTTTAGAtcaactagctagctagctaaacCGGATTTCACAACTACCTATTGCAAGTGGTGATGGAATTTTTGATGATTCTCCCATGTTTGTAAGATAAGATTCAAATGTAAATTCTcaagtacattttttttttaatttacatgggTATCTGGGTCAGTTTGtgcgcaccttgactaatcatactggtcttgaagttaacgaccatgtaagcctccaataactatcatattagcaaccacaagactcgaacttgatactatatatatatttttttaattaacgtggatATCTAGATCAGTTTGTGTACACCTTGACTAATCTTACTggtcttgaagttaacaaccatgtaaatcttcaataattattatattagtaacaacaagattagaattttatttattaagaaaaacaaatttttttaaaattaacttacgGAATCAAATATGAAATAGTTTCAAGTCAAAATTAACTGCAAATGTGCATCGCTACTGTTTGGTTCTGCGGTTGAACCTGcgtttgatcaaattttaaattttttttttctaaaattgagtgcggtttgtactttttggatcattttgatatgctgatgtcaaaaataatttttaaaaaaatgaaaaaacatcattaacatgtatttcggcacaaaaagctatttgaaaagcaaccactaccagaCTGCCAAACACCCTCTCTACAACACACAttccacaaaacaaaacacacgAGGTCAAAAAGTCCAAAAACCTCCATCCCCACCCCATCTATGATGTGAACCCCTTCTCTACAAACCCAGCAGCCAAAACTCTCCTCAAGACCCAGAAgtccaaaaaggaaaaaaaaaaaaaaaaaaaccttgatcaTGGAGATCTCATCAATAACTCTGTCTTTTCCAAAACCCCCACCTTGTcttcccttctcttcttctcaatCCACCTTCTTTAACACCACTGCTTTCTTCAACAAATCCAGCAAGTCCTATAATTCTCTGGTTCTTGGCAAAACAAGAAGTAGAAGTCAGAGGGCTAAAAAGGGTCTAACTTGCAATGCTTTGTTTGGTCTAGGAGTCCCTGAACTGGTTGTTATTGCTGGAGTGGCTACTTTGCTTTTTGGGCCCAAGCAATTGCCTGAAGTGGGAAGGAGTATTGGCAAGACTGTTAAAAGCTTCCAACAGGTTAGTGGTTCCTTCTGGTACTCTTTGGTTTTCAAGTGATAGAAAGTTTTGAACTTTGTTGTTTGTTATGCTGTTTAGGTATCTGGGTAGTGAAAATGATTGGAAATTTAGTTTAACTTAACCAAGtattaattaagtttgggaATTTCATCTTAGATCCAGAATTAAATATGAGGAAAAGAACAGAAAGGGAGATGAAAGATTGTTACTTGTTTCAGTTATGGTTGGTTTTTTTGGGTATTAAGAAAAAAGTGGGACAAAAGTGGTTCAAGGTACATTCTTGCAACATTTGTCTGCTATGTTGGTTTGGTTTCAGTTAAATGGACTCTTGATATCCCAAAATAGATGCATAAGATTGAGTTTAGTCTGTGAAGTTCTAAACTTTGTTCATACATCTTCTCATCAGAACGGTCTGATCAATTGAGCTTCAATATTGGTTCTAGGCTTGTCTTATCGGGGGCTATTTGTATGGCAGTTATTGCTTTCTGGTTGATGTGCATTTCTATAATCATTTTGTACTTGCTTGGATAAGTGGACATGTTAGTTGACTATCTATTTTCTATTACGCAATCCTCTCCTTTTTGGTGACAATACTTGTTGTAGTTTCATCTTGCCGTTAACTTTTAGGATTAGTTAGAAGTTTGGTTTATTGGTAGTCATATTACTCAAGTCCGAAGCCCCCACTGCCCTTCCTCACTTTTACACCAcctgtttttgttctttatcaGTTGTTTACTAGTTTCATCTTCCACTGAATTTATATCCTCAGGATGCTTGCATTCACTATCCTTAGGTTGCAATTTGAACTTACTAACTAAAATAAGGGTCAAGGCTTAATTATTGAGACACAGACCATGTAATGTTAACATGTTAACCAAGTTGGCAGGTAAAAGCTATAAAGCCTAATATGTCATTACTGTTGACCTTCTCTGTAATTGCTTTTTGATAGTAAACAGAACATAATAGAAACGAAACCTTAAATTCAGTTTTCTGCTTATAATATCTTTATACAAAACAGTTCTGTCCTATTCCCATTTGGTGGAGCTCGAGCTAGACTTGGCAAAACTTTTTACCTTTTCTAGGTGTCTGAACTTTGAATCCAGTCCTGTGCAAAGAATGGTTCTTGAGCTGGTCTGGTTTTTACaattttgatgaagaaaaaggGTGTCTGCAGAAAAGCACCCATGGAGATAAAGTTAGGTGAGAATGATGTTTGGCAGGATGTTTTGTTGATGGTACTTTAGGATCTTTCACAGAGGATTTGCAATTGTAATGGTGTTATCTTTcctcaacaacaaaaaaaaaaaaaaacattgatttgtaGCTTTATTCAAAATGGAGAAAAACACTGATCTGGGGTGTGCCCCATCAGTTGCTTTGCAGAACCAAACAGTTCCGAGAACTGTAATTGGGGTAAATGGATTCCCAATTGCCATACCATATGCGGTCTTAAATTGTCTTGTTATGCCTACACAGACTCTCCAATGTGTGTGCACACGCTGATGTGCATGCATCCCTATAGTCTCTCCTTTTAACAGAACACTCGGGTGTCAGTGAAAGATGGACACAGAGAGAATTTACAGCTTggttcagaaaaataaaaagaatagaagtTACAGCTTTGAGTTGATGTGGTACAAATTAAAGACTGGCATTGATGAAGATAAAGGAACTTATTTTGGGACCCTACCAAATGCTGATAATTTCAGATTCAAGCCACTTTTAGTTTACTCAAGTTTTAAAACAGGAGTAGATCTGATCATTTTAAATGTCGCGTGACCTGTTTTATATCCTTTCAAGGAACATTTTTGCCCTTAACttggacttgattgaagaagtGGCTTGTGGGTTAGGTCCATGCCG from Populus trichocarpa isolate Nisqually-1 chromosome 5, P.trichocarpa_v4.1, whole genome shotgun sequence includes these protein-coding regions:
- the LOC18098968 gene encoding sec-independent protein translocase protein TATA, chloroplastic, encoding MEISSITLSFPKPPPCLPFSSSQSTFFNTTAFFNKSSKSYNSLVLGKTRSRSQRAKKGLTCNALFGLGVPELVVIAGVATLLFGPKQLPEVGRSIGKTVKSFQQAAKEFESELKKEPDSTSDTPGEQPTTISEEKKHDSEVSSSKESV